The genome window GATTCCGGGTACGTCTTCCGGCGTTGGCGGTTCAACGAGCGCTGAGGGTTCCCCAGGGAGACGGTCATGACCGTCGACGCACGGGCCTCCGTTCCTCGGGATCGATACCCACGCCCTCTCAGAGTCCGCGTTCGCGAGTGCCCTTGAGGTGCTCGCGGCCAACCGGGTCGACGTGATGATCGACGACCGAGAGGGGTCCACGCCGACTGAGGCCCCACTCTCCGTTTCCGGCGCGGAGAGTGGGCTTCCTTGACCGTTAACCGCTCACAGTCCTCCCCAGAGTGAAGCGATACACCGCCAGCACGATGATCGCGCCGACGACGGCCATGATGAACCCGACGGGATCGCCCTCGCCGTACCAGCCGGTGAGACGGCCCACGAACCCACCGACGAGAGCGCCCACGATTCCCAGGATA of Candidatus Methylomirabilota bacterium contains these proteins:
- a CDS encoding GlsB/YeaQ/YmgE family stress response membrane protein produces the protein MYIIGWIVFGLIVGIVAKFLMPGRDPGGFVITAILGIVGALVGGFVGRLTGWYGEGDPVGFIMAVVGAIIVLAVYRFTLGRTVSG